A part of Anaerolineales bacterium genomic DNA contains:
- a CDS encoding polyketide cyclase, which yields MTNRDSIQAQKERAVDFLQLVVAGNIDEAYQTYVNMHGKHHNMYYSADLNSLKEGMLENHAQFPNKRIMVKNVLGENNLVAVHSNIILKPGEPGMAVVHIFRFEQGKIVEMWDVGQTIPLESPNRIGAF from the coding sequence ATGACCAATCGGGACAGCATACAGGCACAGAAAGAGCGCGCAGTTGATTTTCTACAGCTGGTAGTGGCTGGGAACATCGATGAGGCTTACCAAACCTATGTCAATATGCATGGTAAACACCACAATATGTATTACTCGGCCGACCTCAACTCTTTGAAAGAAGGGATGCTCGAAAACCATGCCCAATTCCCGAATAAACGCATCATGGTCAAGAATGTGTTGGGGGAGAACAACCTGGTAGCTGTGCACTCGAATATCATCCTCAAACCCGGTGAGCCCGGGATGGCAGTCGTGCACATCTTCCGCTTCGAGCAAGGTAAGATCGTCGAAATGTGGGATGTGGGGCAAACCATCCCGTTAGAATCACCGAACCGCATCGGGGCTTTTTAG
- a CDS encoding riboflavin biosynthesis protein RibD, with amino-acid sequence MSKVIMFNLITLDGYFEGMNKWDIAWHSVDDEFNQFSIEQLDTASGLIFGRVTYEGMASYWPTPAAINDDPTVAAKMNSIPKYVFSRTLEKADWSNTQLIKGDAVDELRKLKQRSNKDLFIFGSANLSATFTNHRLIDEYRLMVNPVILGTGGALFQVNGKDLKFNLLNTKVFKNGNVLLTYQPATSA; translated from the coding sequence ATGAGCAAAGTAATCATGTTCAATCTAATCACTTTGGATGGGTATTTCGAAGGTATGAACAAGTGGGACATTGCCTGGCACAGTGTGGATGACGAGTTTAACCAATTTTCGATCGAACAGCTGGATACCGCCAGTGGGTTGATCTTTGGGCGGGTTACCTACGAGGGCATGGCCTCCTACTGGCCGACACCAGCTGCCATTAATGACGATCCAACCGTGGCGGCGAAGATGAATTCCATCCCCAAATATGTATTTTCTAGGACGCTGGAAAAAGCAGATTGGAGCAATACCCAGCTAATCAAGGGAGATGCCGTGGATGAGCTGCGCAAGCTAAAACAGCGCTCCAACAAGGATTTATTCATTTTTGGGAGTGCTAACCTTTCAGCCACCTTCACTAACCATCGCTTAATCGATGAATACCGGTTGATGGTTAATCCGGTGATCCTGGGCACAGGTGGAGCGTTATTCCAGGTGAACGGAAAAGACCTCAAATTCAACCTGCTCAATACTAAGGTATTCAAAAACGGCAACGTGCTACTGACCTACCAACCTGCCACATCAGCTTAA
- a CDS encoding DUF2277 domain-containing protein encodes MCRSIHTLYNIEPPASEGEIHAAALQFVRKISGYHHPSKANEGAFLAAVDEIAEISTRLLSSLETNAPGRTRMVGVNPHQKPSLTGQA; translated from the coding sequence ATGTGCAGGAGCATTCACACCCTCTACAATATCGAGCCACCAGCCAGCGAAGGGGAGATCCATGCGGCTGCTTTACAATTCGTGCGTAAAATTAGTGGATATCACCATCCTTCTAAAGCCAATGAGGGAGCATTCCTGGCTGCCGTGGATGAGATTGCTGAGATCTCTACCAGGCTATTATCCAGCCTTGAAACGAACGCACCTGGGAGGACAAGGATGGTAGGGGTAAATCCTCACCAGAAACCTTCTCTGACGGGGCAGGCCTGA
- a CDS encoding ATPase, with translation MLGQMQATMEKQKGTDGCITITRIFDAPREKVWAQWTEPMQYKCWWGPKDFTSPYANLEVRRGGKFLVSMQAPDGKQYWDTGKYEEVVENQRLVYTDTFADENGNVVPASYYGMGSDKPLDMEVEVTLEDIGGQTKMILEHCGFPEGDMLDNARQGWNQSLDKLASCLR, from the coding sequence ATGCTAGGACAAATGCAGGCAACTATGGAAAAACAAAAAGGAACGGATGGTTGCATCACCATCACCCGCATCTTCGATGCCCCGCGCGAGAAAGTATGGGCACAGTGGACGGAGCCAATGCAGTACAAGTGCTGGTGGGGGCCTAAGGATTTCACCTCACCGTATGCTAACCTGGAGGTACGTCGAGGGGGTAAGTTCCTGGTGAGTATGCAGGCACCCGATGGTAAACAATATTGGGATACGGGCAAGTACGAAGAAGTCGTTGAAAATCAACGCCTCGTCTATACTGACACCTTTGCTGACGAGAACGGCAATGTCGTTCCAGCCTCGTATTATGGGATGGGTTCAGACAAACCACTGGACATGGAAGTGGAAGTGACACTTGAGGATATTGGGGGACAAACTAAGATGATCCTCGAACATTGCGGCTTTCCAGAGGGTGACATGTTGGACAATGCCCGCCAGGGTTGGAATCAGTCTCTCGATAAACTCGCCAGTTGCCTGAGGTGA
- a CDS encoding ATPase has translation MMGKAYTMQDGKSLIITRTFNASPKRVWQEWTNPNMYMCWWGPKDYNYCGAQVDLRVGGKYLNCMVGPDGKQIWSTGVYKEIAEPNRFVVTDSFADERGNVVPASYYGMTSDLPLELEVEVTLEYLGGQTRMTLEHCGLPEGEILEQTRQGWNESFDKLEQCLK, from the coding sequence ATGATGGGTAAAGCTTATACCATGCAGGATGGTAAAAGCCTGATCATCACCCGTACCTTCAACGCTTCTCCCAAGCGGGTCTGGCAGGAATGGACCAATCCGAACATGTATATGTGCTGGTGGGGTCCCAAGGATTACAACTATTGCGGCGCCCAGGTTGACCTGCGGGTTGGAGGGAAATATCTCAATTGCATGGTTGGTCCAGATGGAAAGCAGATCTGGAGCACAGGGGTTTATAAGGAAATTGCTGAACCTAATCGTTTCGTCGTCACCGACTCATTCGCAGATGAGCGCGGTAATGTCGTACCAGCCTCCTATTATGGGATGACCTCCGATCTCCCATTGGAGTTGGAAGTTGAAGTCACCCTGGAATACTTAGGGGGCCAAACCAGGATGACCCTCGAACACTGTGGCCTGCCAGAGGGAGAGATCCTCGAACAAACCCGGCAAGGCTGGAATGAATCCTTCGATAAGCTTGAACAATGCCTGAAATAA